From Prosthecobacter sp., the proteins below share one genomic window:
- a CDS encoding sulfatase translates to MKHQLLILLLFSCVSWAADTRPNILWFVVDDMSANFSCYGEKTIQTPHVDRLAREGTKFANAFVTAPVCSPCRSALITGMYQTSIGAHHHRSGRGVEKITLPAGVVPVPQLLQQAGYYTCIGSGLPGVKGKKGKGGGGLGKTDYNFEYDASMYASADWAGRKDGQPFFMQVQLSGGKQRGGTDKKAQELSQRAANEFGAAVQPEAVTLPPYYPRDPVLLRDWAAYLDAVRFTDQHVGAVLARLEAEGILDSTLIIFITDHGISHARGKQFLYNEGTHIPFVVRGPGIAKGAVRDDLVMQIDLGAISLAAAGLPLPQAMQGRDVFSKDYTKRDAIFAARDRCDETIERIRSVRTDRFLYIRNFHPQRPHLQPNAYKDGKSIVQTLRALHASGELDPLGEKLLFSPTRSAEELYEWTTDRWQLTDLATDPAHSATLASLRTRLDQWMVETKDHGPETASRYDSDMAEYLGRGNPAVEKNIAQMKQWAAEGK, encoded by the coding sequence ATGAAACACCAACTCCTCATTCTCCTTCTCTTTTCGTGTGTTTCGTGGGCCGCTGACACACGCCCGAACATCCTCTGGTTCGTCGTGGATGACATGTCGGCGAACTTTTCCTGCTATGGGGAGAAAACGATCCAGACGCCGCATGTGGACCGCCTGGCGCGCGAGGGCACGAAGTTCGCGAATGCCTTTGTCACCGCGCCGGTGTGCTCGCCGTGCCGCTCAGCGCTGATCACGGGCATGTATCAGACCAGCATCGGCGCGCATCATCATCGCAGTGGGCGCGGCGTGGAGAAAATCACGCTGCCGGCGGGCGTGGTACCGGTGCCGCAGTTGTTGCAGCAGGCGGGCTATTACACCTGCATCGGCAGCGGTCTGCCCGGCGTGAAGGGGAAGAAGGGCAAAGGCGGCGGCGGTCTTGGCAAGACCGATTACAACTTTGAATATGACGCCAGCATGTATGCCAGCGCCGACTGGGCAGGACGCAAGGACGGCCAGCCGTTTTTCATGCAGGTGCAGCTCAGCGGCGGCAAGCAGCGCGGCGGCACGGATAAAAAAGCGCAGGAGCTCTCCCAGCGTGCCGCGAATGAGTTCGGCGCGGCGGTTCAGCCGGAGGCGGTGACACTGCCGCCTTACTACCCGCGTGATCCGGTGCTGCTGCGCGATTGGGCGGCGTATCTCGATGCGGTGCGCTTCACCGACCAGCATGTCGGTGCCGTCCTCGCACGGCTGGAGGCGGAGGGCATCCTCGACAGCACGCTCATCATTTTCATCACCGACCACGGCATCAGTCATGCGCGCGGCAAACAGTTCCTCTACAACGAGGGCACGCACATTCCTTTCGTCGTGCGCGGCCCAGGCATCGCCAAAGGAGCCGTACGTGACGATCTCGTCATGCAGATCGACCTCGGCGCGATCTCACTGGCCGCCGCTGGTCTGCCGCTTCCTCAGGCCATGCAGGGCCGCGATGTGTTCTCCAAGGACTACACGAAACGCGATGCCATCTTCGCCGCACGGGATCGCTGCGATGAAACCATCGAGCGCATCCGCAGCGTGCGCACCGACCGCTTCCTCTACATCCGTAATTTTCATCCCCAGCGCCCGCATCTGCAGCCCAACGCCTACAAGGACGGCAAAAGCATCGTGCAGACCCTGCGTGCATTGCATGCGAGCGGCGAACTCGATCCGCTGGGCGAGAAGCTGCTCTTCAGCCCCACCCGCTCCGCCGAGGAACTCTACGAATGGACCACCGACCGCTGGCAGCTCACCGATCTCGCCACCGATCCCGCCCACTCGGCCACCCTGGCGTCTTTGCGCACGCGCCTCGATCAATGGATGGTCGAAACCAAAGATCACGGCCCTGAAACCGCCTCAAGATACGACAGCGACATGGCCGAGTACCTCGGTCGAGGCAATCCGGCCGTGGAGAAGAACATCGCCCAAATGAAACAGTGGGCGGCGGAAGGAAAGTGA
- a CDS encoding lysophospholipid acyltransferase family protein yields the protein MIRSLIAGSLRVFSGSVARWQGCAPEPVQRVYFANHTSNLDGPVLWASLPPQVRVVTRMVGAKDYWSVGRLRPYLACHVFNAVLIERKKPTPECNPLDDMINALGERHSLILFPEGGRQTSPEPQPFKPGLFHLAKKRPDVQLVPVWMENLNRILPKGEILPVPVLGSVTFGTPIKLEQGETKPDFLVRAREMVLSLRQ from the coding sequence TTTCAGGTTCCGTCGCCCGCTGGCAGGGCTGCGCGCCGGAGCCGGTGCAGCGCGTCTATTTTGCCAATCACACCAGCAATCTCGACGGTCCCGTGCTCTGGGCCTCGCTGCCACCACAGGTGCGTGTCGTCACGCGCATGGTCGGTGCCAAGGACTACTGGTCTGTCGGCCGCCTGCGCCCGTATCTCGCCTGCCACGTCTTCAACGCCGTGCTCATCGAGCGCAAAAAGCCCACGCCCGAGTGCAATCCGCTTGATGACATGATCAACGCCCTTGGCGAACGTCACTCGCTCATCCTTTTCCCCGAAGGCGGCCGCCAGACCAGTCCCGAGCCGCAGCCCTTCAAGCCGGGGCTCTTCCACCTCGCCAAAAAACGGCCCGACGTGCAACTCGTCCCCGTCTGGATGGAAAACCTCAACCGCATCCTTCCCAAAGGCGAAATACTGCCCGTACCCGTGCTCGGCAGCGTCACGTTTGGCACCCCCATCAAACTCGAACAAGGTGAAACGAAACCCGATTTCCTCGTGCGGGCGCGTGAGATGGTGCTGTCACTGCGGCAGTGA